Proteins encoded in a region of the Streptomyces sp. NBC_01298 genome:
- a CDS encoding glycosyltransferase family 2 protein produces MTNLWVVVPAYNESAAIGAALAALAAQHDTGFTLVVVDNASTDGTAQAVRDFARSAPFPVALVAEERPGAGTAADTGFRYAIAAGATHLLRTDADCLPAPDWTAVAKAEFGRGAEMLCGRSVPRRDEGPGLLEARLLPALIRLTSLYGRYRPAHRHPRYRTPYVLCHGHNLGITAGLYLRCGGALRVPLHERSEDVALLNRAREHSDRIVRAEHLVVQNSLRRLRSWGPRRTLLWYWDRRYRPADTAEAHVR; encoded by the coding sequence TTGACGAACCTGTGGGTGGTCGTGCCCGCGTACAACGAATCGGCGGCCATCGGGGCGGCCCTGGCCGCGCTCGCCGCGCAGCACGACACCGGATTCACGCTCGTGGTCGTGGACAACGCCTCCACCGACGGAACGGCCCAGGCGGTACGGGACTTCGCGCGCTCGGCGCCCTTTCCCGTCGCACTCGTCGCGGAGGAGCGGCCCGGCGCCGGGACCGCCGCCGACACGGGATTCCGCTACGCCATCGCCGCCGGCGCCACCCACCTGCTGCGCACCGACGCCGACTGCCTGCCCGCCCCGGACTGGACGGCCGTCGCGAAGGCGGAGTTCGGGCGGGGCGCCGAGATGCTGTGCGGGCGCAGCGTGCCGCGCCGCGACGAGGGGCCCGGCCTGCTCGAAGCCCGGCTGCTGCCGGCGCTGATCCGGCTCACCTCGTTATACGGCCGCTACCGGCCCGCCCACCGGCACCCGCGCTACCGCACCCCGTACGTCCTGTGCCACGGCCACAACCTGGGCATCACCGCCGGCCTCTACCTGCGCTGCGGCGGCGCCCTGCGGGTGCCGCTGCACGAGCGGTCCGAGGACGTGGCCCTGCTGAACCGGGCCCGCGAGCACAGCGACCGGATCGTCCGCGCGGAGCACCTGGTGGTGCAGAACAGCCTTCGCAGGCTGCGGAGTTGGGGCCCGCGCCGCACCTTGCTCTGGTACTGGGACCGGCGCTACCGGCCCGCCGACACCGCGGAGGCACACGTCCGATGA
- a CDS encoding phosphocholine-specific phospholipase C, whose amino-acid sequence MTELNRRRFLQIAGGAAAVTMLNESIARAAAISAQGSTGTIQDIEHIVVLMQENRSFDHYFGAMKGVRGFGDPRPVVQDNGKSVFHQSNGTKDILPFNPQINDLGMQFLTGLNHDWAGGHQAYNNGKYDKWVPAKTATTMAYMTRNDIPFHYALADAFTVCDAYHCSFIGATDPNRYYLWSGYTGNDGVGGGPVLGNQEAGYGWKTYPERLEAAGVSWKVYQDIGDGLNAAGSWGWINDAFRGNYGDNSLLYFNSFRNAQPGSALYEKARTGTDVKAGGTYFDKLRADVVNGTLPKVSWIAAPEAFSEHANWPTNFGAWYISQVLDSLTANPDVWAKTALFITYDENDGFFDHVVPPYPPASSSWGLSTASVTGDLYTGGVSGYAAGPYGLGPRVPMIVVSPWSKGGYVCSETFDHTSVIRFMEKRFGVQEPNISPWRRAVCGDLTSAFDFTRADAAPAALPSTASYVPPDKNRHASYNPAPPATGTLPKQEAGAKPTRALGYAPYVDGKAAVSTGKFTLTFSSGPSLGAHFHSTSGNRTDGPWPYTVEAGKTLSDTWSTSGSTGNQINLTVWGPNGFLRTWKGPAKKAGPEATARHSASTGNLALSLTNEGTAAVNLTVTNAYGGAAQVVRVAAGATVAHTVSLSGTARWYDVTVVSDADATFLRRFAGHVETGAAGVSDPAIKTV is encoded by the coding sequence ATGACTGAATTGAATCGGCGCAGGTTCCTGCAGATCGCCGGTGGCGCCGCCGCCGTCACGATGCTGAACGAGAGCATCGCGCGGGCCGCCGCGATTTCGGCCCAGGGCAGTACCGGCACCATCCAGGACATCGAGCACATCGTCGTCCTCATGCAGGAGAACCGTTCCTTCGACCACTACTTCGGTGCGATGAAGGGGGTCCGCGGGTTCGGGGACCCGCGACCGGTCGTCCAGGACAACGGAAAGTCCGTCTTCCACCAGTCCAACGGCACGAAGGACATCCTGCCCTTCAACCCGCAGATCAACGACCTCGGCATGCAGTTCCTGACGGGGCTGAACCACGACTGGGCCGGCGGCCACCAGGCGTACAACAACGGCAAGTACGACAAGTGGGTCCCGGCCAAGACGGCCACGACCATGGCGTACATGACCCGGAACGACATCCCGTTCCACTACGCGCTCGCCGACGCCTTCACGGTGTGCGACGCCTACCACTGCTCCTTCATCGGTGCCACCGACCCCAACCGCTACTACCTGTGGTCGGGTTACACGGGCAACGACGGAGTGGGCGGCGGCCCGGTCCTCGGCAACCAGGAAGCCGGCTACGGCTGGAAGACCTACCCCGAGCGCCTGGAGGCGGCCGGAGTCTCCTGGAAGGTCTACCAGGACATCGGCGACGGCCTGAACGCCGCCGGCTCCTGGGGCTGGATCAACGACGCCTTCCGCGGCAACTACGGCGACAACTCGCTGCTGTACTTCAACAGCTTCCGCAACGCCCAGCCCGGCAGCGCCCTGTACGAGAAGGCCCGTACGGGCACCGACGTCAAGGCGGGCGGCACCTACTTCGACAAGCTGCGCGCGGACGTCGTGAACGGAACCCTTCCGAAGGTTTCCTGGATCGCCGCCCCCGAGGCGTTCAGCGAGCACGCCAACTGGCCCACGAACTTCGGCGCCTGGTACATCTCGCAGGTCCTGGACTCGCTGACCGCGAACCCCGACGTGTGGGCGAAGACGGCCCTCTTCATCACCTACGACGAGAACGACGGCTTCTTCGACCACGTCGTCCCGCCGTACCCGCCCGCGTCCTCCTCCTGGGGCCTGTCCACGGCGAGCGTCACCGGCGACCTGTACACCGGGGGCGTCTCCGGCTACGCCGCCGGCCCGTACGGGCTCGGCCCCCGCGTCCCGATGATCGTCGTCTCCCCGTGGAGCAAGGGCGGCTACGTCTGCTCCGAGACCTTCGACCACACCTCGGTGATCCGCTTCATGGAGAAGCGCTTCGGCGTGCAGGAGCCCAACATCTCCCCGTGGCGCCGCGCCGTCTGCGGAGACCTGACCTCGGCCTTCGACTTCACCCGGGCCGACGCCGCGCCCGCCGCCCTGCCGTCCACGGCCTCGTACGTCCCGCCGGACAAGAACCGCCACGCGTCCTACAACCCGGCCCCGCCCGCGACGGGCACCCTGCCCAAGCAGGAAGCCGGCGCGAAGCCGACGCGCGCCCTGGGCTACGCCCCGTACGTGGACGGCAAGGCCGCCGTCTCCACGGGCAAGTTCACCCTGACCTTCTCCTCGGGTCCCTCCCTCGGCGCCCACTTCCACAGCACCTCGGGCAACCGTACGGACGGCCCGTGGCCCTACACGGTCGAGGCGGGCAAGACCCTGTCGGACACCTGGAGCACGAGCGGCTCCACCGGCAACCAGATCAACCTCACGGTCTGGGGCCCGAACGGCTTCCTGCGCACCTGGAAGGGCCCGGCGAAGAAGGCCGGCCCCGAGGCCACGGCCCGCCACTCGGCGTCCACCGGCAACCTGGCGCTGTCCCTGACCAACGAGGGCACGGCGGCCGTCAACCTGACCGTCACCAACGCCTACGGCGGCGCGGCCCAGGTCGTGCGCGTCGCGGCGGGCGCCACCGTCGCGCACACCGTGTCGCTGTCCGGCACGGCCCGCTGGTACGACGTCACCGTCGTCTCCGACGCCGACGCCACCTTCCTGCGCCGCTTCGCCGGCCACGTGGAGACGGGCGCGGCCGGAGTCTCGGACCCGGCGATCAAGACCGTCTGA
- a CDS encoding 3-oxoacyl-ACP synthase III family protein → MPNQPSVPGPPGPPRFRAGITAVAGILPGDVLSSDRLQQEVAGRAGIKLPSRLLTQATGIRTRRIAGDGVYASTLAVGAARRALDNAGLGPADIDLLLFASASRDVAEPATAHIVQAELGTRAHALDVTNACNSFVNGIDLARAMVLAGRARRALVVTGETPSRAVRTAPADFAEFRAGFAGYTFGDAGAAVVVEPVERGGILDVDTETHSEHWRVGGIPGGGSRHPRGDAYTYFRGDGHELRGVFEKVGTAVIDRTLHRTGMDWDDFSKVLVHQVTVPYLERFAELTGVPDGKLVVTVPELGNIASATIGVQLDLIFDELGSGERVLFVGLGGGISIMTMVWEKS, encoded by the coding sequence ATGCCGAATCAGCCATCCGTACCGGGTCCGCCCGGCCCGCCGCGGTTCCGCGCCGGGATCACCGCCGTCGCCGGCATCCTGCCCGGGGACGTCCTCTCCTCCGACCGGCTCCAGCAGGAGGTCGCCGGCCGGGCCGGAATCAAGCTGCCGTCCCGGCTGCTGACCCAGGCCACCGGGATCCGTACCCGCCGGATCGCGGGCGACGGGGTGTACGCGTCCACGCTCGCGGTGGGCGCGGCCCGCCGGGCGCTGGACAACGCCGGACTCGGGCCCGCCGACATCGACCTGCTGCTCTTCGCCTCCGCCTCCCGCGATGTCGCCGAGCCCGCCACCGCGCACATCGTGCAGGCCGAACTCGGCACGAGGGCGCACGCCTTGGACGTCACCAACGCGTGCAACAGCTTCGTCAACGGCATCGACCTCGCCCGCGCCATGGTCCTCGCCGGCCGGGCCCGGCGGGCCCTGGTGGTCACCGGGGAGACCCCGAGCCGGGCCGTGCGGACGGCGCCCGCCGACTTCGCCGAGTTCCGGGCCGGCTTCGCCGGCTACACCTTCGGCGACGCGGGGGCCGCCGTCGTCGTGGAGCCGGTGGAGCGCGGCGGGATCCTCGACGTGGACACCGAGACCCACTCCGAGCACTGGCGGGTCGGCGGCATCCCGGGCGGCGGCTCGCGCCACCCGCGCGGGGACGCGTACACGTACTTCCGCGGCGACGGGCACGAACTGCGCGGGGTCTTCGAGAAGGTGGGCACGGCCGTCATCGACCGGACCCTGCACCGCACGGGCATGGACTGGGACGACTTCTCCAAGGTGCTGGTGCACCAGGTGACCGTGCCCTACCTGGAGCGGTTCGCCGAGCTGACCGGCGTGCCGGACGGGAAGCTGGTGGTGACCGTGCCCGAGCTCGGCAACATCGCCAGCGCGACGATCGGGGTGCAGCTCGACCTGATATTCGATGAACTGGGTTCGGGTGAGCGGGTGTTGTTCGTCGGGCTCGGCGGCGGGATCAGCATCATGACGATGGTCTGGGAGAAGTCGTGA
- a CDS encoding class I adenylate-forming enzyme family protein: MLDRLDHALRARPERPAILTATRTGATRTAATRGELVELADAFAAALHARGLRAGDTVGVAVRPGPRALAVLLALWRLGLRGAVLDPGAGPDLLRARLTAARPALVLADAAAQAVAGWARPLARRAAGLELPELAGLGAPVVTVGRRLPGCAPGLDRHAGRLGVPAGFTGDGDADAVIVFTSGTTARPRAVVHTRASLAAGMETVAALFSPAPGKTWASGPAAGPVLGGTFFVLVPSLVRGAPVALPARSPRVLARQLARLAPRDAYLTPPQLRDALRAGARFRGRVWTGSAPASAELLGRVRASGADEAWGVYALTELFPAAAVESREKAAYEGPGDLVGSPLPGVRAESDADGQLLLTGPGARRRYLGEAPDPWVRTGDRARLDDAGRIVLEGRTKDMVLRRAENIYPGLYEPALHVPGVELALLVGIPAEAGDRQGDERLVAVVQPCHGASEPALRSALAGPLRRMGTAAPDALLFARIPLSGRSRKPDRAATAALAAHRLTSGPTRDGSARNGSSLDRSSRDRSAQNESAQNESAPNGPSRNGSARNGPRRGAA; the protein is encoded by the coding sequence ATGCTGGACCGCCTCGACCACGCCCTGCGCGCCCGCCCCGAACGGCCCGCCATCCTGACCGCCACGCGTACGGGAGCCACCCGGACCGCCGCCACGCGCGGGGAACTCGTCGAGCTGGCCGACGCGTTCGCCGCCGCGCTGCACGCGCGCGGGCTGCGCGCCGGGGACACCGTCGGGGTCGCCGTACGCCCCGGACCCCGCGCGCTCGCCGTGCTGCTCGCGCTGTGGCGGCTCGGTCTGCGCGGGGCCGTCCTGGACCCGGGAGCCGGACCCGACCTGCTGCGCGCCCGGCTGACGGCCGCACGGCCCGCGCTGGTGCTGGCCGACGCCGCCGCGCAGGCGGTGGCCGGGTGGGCCCGGCCGCTGGCCCGGCGGGCGGCCGGGCTGGAGCTGCCGGAGCTGGCCGGGCTGGGCGCGCCCGTGGTCACGGTCGGGCGGCGGCTGCCGGGGTGCGCGCCCGGGCTGGACCGGCATGCGGGGCGGCTCGGGGTTCCCGCGGGGTTCACGGGCGACGGGGACGCCGACGCCGTCATCGTGTTCACCTCCGGGACCACGGCGCGGCCCCGGGCGGTGGTGCACACGCGGGCGAGTCTCGCCGCCGGGATGGAGACGGTGGCGGCGCTGTTCTCCCCCGCTCCGGGGAAGACTTGGGCCTCCGGCCCGGCTGCCGGTCCCGTGCTCGGCGGCACCTTCTTCGTGCTCGTCCCCTCCCTCGTGCGCGGCGCCCCCGTGGCCCTCCCGGCCCGTTCGCCCCGGGTGCTGGCCCGCCAACTGGCCCGGCTGGCACCGCGGGACGCCTACCTCACACCGCCGCAACTGCGGGACGCGCTGCGGGCGGGAGCCCGCTTCCGGGGCCGGGTGTGGACCGGGTCGGCGCCGGCGAGCGCGGAACTGCTGGGGCGCGTAAGGGCGTCGGGGGCCGATGAGGCCTGGGGGGTGTACGCGCTGACCGAGTTGTTCCCGGCCGCCGCGGTGGAGTCCCGGGAGAAGGCCGCGTACGAAGGTCCCGGCGACCTGGTCGGGTCCCCGCTGCCCGGGGTGCGCGCCGAGTCCGACGCGGACGGGCAGCTGCTCCTGACGGGACCCGGGGCCCGCCGCCGCTACCTCGGCGAGGCCCCCGATCCGTGGGTGCGGACGGGCGACCGGGCCCGCCTGGACGACGCGGGCCGGATCGTGCTGGAGGGCAGGACGAAGGACATGGTGCTGCGCCGGGCCGAGAACATCTACCCGGGCCTGTACGAACCCGCCCTGCACGTACCCGGCGTGGAGCTGGCACTGCTCGTCGGGATTCCGGCGGAGGCGGGCGACCGCCAGGGCGACGAGCGGCTCGTGGCGGTCGTCCAGCCGTGCCACGGCGCCTCCGAGCCCGCCCTGCGGTCCGCGCTGGCGGGCCCCCTGCGCCGGATGGGCACGGCCGCGCCCGACGCCCTGCTGTTCGCCCGGATCCCGCTGTCGGGACGCTCCCGCAAACCGGACCGCGCGGCGACGGCGGCCCTGGCGGCCCACCGGCTGACCTCCGGCCCGACACGGGACGGATCCGCACGGAACGGATCCTCACTGGACAGATCCTCACGGGACAGATCCGCCCAGAACGAATCCGCGCAGAACGAGTCCGCACCGAACGGCCCCTCACGGAACGGATCCGCACGGAACGGCCCGCGGCGGGGCGCCGCGTGA
- a CDS encoding glycosyltransferase family 2 protein, with translation MSAAGRLWVVVPAHEEEARLAGTLAALARQRDRDFTLLVVDNASADRTGAVAREFAAGAPFAVEVIEEPEKGVGSAVDTGFRYAIGRGATLLARTDADCLPHPGWTGAARTALARRPGLVCGRIVARRDEHGPLGRAGFGVLVRLAGLFGRLRPEHARRRGYRAPYRMHAGNNMAITAELYLAVGGMPRRPSPTDRLFLNAVRRHTDRITRCRAMVVENSTRRLKAYGIAGTARWYLGRGSGPHGTDDPR, from the coding sequence GTGAGCGCGGCCGGGCGGCTGTGGGTGGTGGTCCCCGCGCACGAGGAGGAGGCCCGGCTCGCCGGTACCCTCGCCGCGCTCGCCCGCCAACGGGACCGGGACTTCACCCTGTTGGTCGTCGACAACGCCTCGGCCGACCGGACGGGCGCCGTGGCGCGGGAGTTCGCGGCGGGCGCCCCCTTCGCGGTGGAGGTCATCGAGGAACCGGAGAAGGGCGTCGGCTCCGCCGTGGACACCGGCTTCCGGTACGCGATCGGGCGCGGCGCGACCCTGCTCGCCCGCACGGACGCCGACTGCCTGCCCCACCCGGGGTGGACGGGCGCGGCGCGCACCGCACTGGCCCGCCGCCCCGGGCTGGTGTGCGGGCGGATCGTGGCCCGCCGCGACGAGCACGGACCGCTGGGCCGGGCCGGGTTCGGGGTGCTCGTCCGGCTCGCCGGGCTCTTCGGCCGGCTGCGGCCCGAGCACGCGCGGCGGCGCGGTTACCGCGCCCCGTACCGGATGCACGCCGGGAACAACATGGCCATCACCGCCGAGCTGTACCTGGCCGTCGGCGGGATGCCCCGGCGCCCCTCCCCCACCGACCGGCTCTTCCTCAACGCCGTGCGCCGCCACACCGACCGGATCACGCGCTGCCGGGCCATGGTCGTGGAGAACTCCACGCGCCGGCTGAAGGCCTACGGGATCGCCGGCACGGCCCGCTGGTACCTCGGCCGCGGCAGCGGCCCGCACGGAACGGACGACCCCCGCTGA
- a CDS encoding cytochrome P450: MTTDPTIRTHTRAGAKATKARRRDRRVYLRSHPVLFALLAATRGRPVRRLGRGTLLVHGTAAYREALTRLPLDRTAPGTTGGAARAARVEGVLFDQEGSGHRTARRELAELLGAARTRELRAAWHPLLLRRLEPLALGGSVDLVPLARELAGSVVYALLRPGSSDGASPLALAEAAAEAAAASVRGHLPGPPRPGAGEAAVRAAGRLRGLLGPGADARAAMLAVAAVNTTVAALPRAVAWCADAGLWDQAADPELCPALADELLRVTAASPLLPRVAAADGSVGGCPVRAGDRLLLVARHAAGAHLRDPDGHRPAGPGVARLVFGAGPHACPGARLAREQLAGVLAALAPHRPVVTRARVDRGAALPGWRSLVVRAAA, translated from the coding sequence ATGACCACCGACCCGACCATCCGCACCCACACACGGGCCGGCGCGAAGGCCACGAAGGCCCGCCGCCGGGACCGGCGGGTCTACCTGCGCTCGCACCCGGTCCTGTTCGCACTGCTCGCCGCCACCCGCGGCCGGCCGGTGCGCCGGCTCGGGCGCGGCACCCTGCTCGTCCACGGCACGGCGGCCTACCGGGAGGCGCTGACCCGGCTGCCGCTGGACCGCACCGCGCCCGGCACCACGGGCGGCGCGGCCCGGGCCGCCCGGGTGGAGGGCGTGCTCTTCGACCAGGAGGGCTCCGGCCACCGGACGGCCCGGCGGGAGCTCGCCGAGCTGCTCGGCGCGGCCCGGACCCGGGAACTGCGCGCGGCCTGGCACCCGTTGCTCCTGCGGCGGCTCGAACCGCTGGCGCTCGGGGGCTCGGTGGACCTGGTCCCGCTGGCCCGGGAACTGGCCGGCTCGGTGGTGTACGCGCTCCTGCGCCCCGGCTCCTCGGACGGCGCCTCCCCGCTCGCCCTCGCGGAGGCCGCCGCCGAGGCCGCGGCCGCCTCCGTGCGCGGCCACCTCCCCGGCCCGCCCCGTCCCGGCGCCGGGGAGGCAGCGGTCCGCGCCGCCGGGCGGCTGCGCGGGCTCCTGGGGCCGGGGGCGGACGCCCGGGCGGCGATGCTGGCGGTCGCGGCCGTCAACACCACCGTCGCGGCGCTGCCCCGGGCCGTGGCCTGGTGCGCCGACGCCGGGTTGTGGGACCAGGCGGCGGACCCGGAGCTGTGCCCCGCGCTGGCCGACGAACTGCTGCGCGTGACGGCGGCCTCCCCGCTCCTCCCCCGGGTGGCCGCGGCCGACGGCTCGGTCGGGGGCTGCCCGGTCCGGGCCGGGGACCGGCTGCTCCTGGTGGCCCGGCACGCGGCCGGCGCCCACCTGCGGGACCCCGACGGGCACCGCCCCGCCGGGCCGGGCGTCGCCCGCCTGGTCTTCGGCGCCGGGCCGCACGCCTGCCCCGGCGCCCGCCTGGCGCGGGAGCAGCTGGCCGGCGTACTGGCGGCGCTGGCTCCGCACCGGCCGGTCGTGACCCGGGCCCGGGTGGACCGCGGGGCCGCCCTGCCCGGGTGGCGCTCGCTGGTCGTACGGGCGGCGGCATGA
- a CDS encoding XRE family transcriptional regulator yields the protein MVRGAGRDRLQAAMDRLMAEVRAYRLAEIRREQALTQKDVADTMGVSAPRVSAIENGETDRTEVATLRSYVEALGGRLRVVADFGDTEYTVA from the coding sequence GTGGTTCGAGGCGCTGGCCGAGACCGACTGCAGGCGGCCATGGACCGGCTCATGGCAGAGGTGCGGGCCTATCGGCTGGCGGAGATCCGCCGGGAGCAGGCGCTGACCCAGAAGGACGTGGCCGACACCATGGGCGTCTCGGCCCCGCGGGTCTCCGCGATCGAGAACGGTGAGACCGACCGTACCGAGGTCGCGACCCTGAGGTCGTACGTCGAGGCGCTCGGCGGGCGGCTGCGTGTGGTGGCCGACTTCGGGGACACCGAGTACACGGTCGCCTGA
- a CDS encoding alpha/beta hydrolase, translated as MKWDIGGAPALFLAVLVAVAVFGAAVWLWPRLAGRGVRPVLGRAGLQLAITLTTGAALLLAVNSSYGFYGSWHDLLSLRREDPVTSGADASGRDALLVRGTRSWRHAGSDDPAVIGRIEAVTVRGARGGLSGQGYVYLPPQYAHASAGRRAEFPVVLALSGFPSTPAVLIDRLRYPQLALDAVRAGRMRPAVLVLMTPTVAPPRDTQCVDVPGGPQAHTFFARDLRAAVSSYYGLTRDARGWGVMGHSVGGYCALKLALRTPDAYRAAAALSAPYAAARDADTGDLFGGDADRALRDDLLWRLRNLPQPPVSLLVASSRTDEHQYPATLEFIDAVRPPARASSIILASGGHTYETWAREVPPALEWLVGRLSPH; from the coding sequence ATGAAATGGGACATCGGGGGTGCCCCGGCGCTGTTCCTCGCCGTCCTCGTGGCGGTCGCCGTGTTCGGGGCCGCGGTGTGGCTGTGGCCCCGGCTCGCGGGGCGCGGGGTGCGGCCGGTGCTGGGGCGGGCCGGGCTGCAGCTCGCGATCACCCTGACGACCGGGGCGGCGCTGCTGCTCGCGGTGAACTCCTCGTACGGCTTCTACGGCTCCTGGCACGACCTGCTGTCCCTGCGCCGCGAGGACCCGGTGACGTCGGGCGCGGACGCCTCGGGCCGGGACGCGCTGCTGGTGCGGGGGACCCGCTCGTGGCGGCACGCCGGCTCCGACGACCCCGCGGTGATCGGCCGGATCGAGGCGGTGACCGTGCGCGGGGCCCGCGGCGGGCTGTCGGGGCAGGGGTACGTGTACCTGCCGCCGCAGTACGCGCACGCGTCGGCCGGGCGCCGGGCGGAGTTCCCGGTGGTGCTGGCACTGAGCGGGTTCCCGAGTACGCCGGCGGTGCTGATCGACCGGCTGCGGTACCCGCAGCTCGCGCTGGACGCGGTGCGGGCGGGCCGAATGCGGCCGGCGGTGCTGGTCCTGATGACCCCGACGGTGGCGCCGCCGAGGGACACGCAGTGCGTGGACGTCCCGGGCGGGCCGCAGGCGCACACCTTCTTCGCGCGGGACCTGCGGGCGGCGGTCTCCTCGTACTACGGCCTCACCCGGGATGCCCGGGGGTGGGGCGTGATGGGCCATTCGGTGGGCGGCTACTGCGCGCTGAAGCTGGCCCTGCGCACGCCGGACGCCTACCGGGCGGCGGCCGCGCTGTCGGCCCCGTACGCGGCCGCGCGGGACGCGGACACCGGCGACCTGTTCGGTGGCGACGCGGACCGCGCGCTCCGGGACGACCTGCTGTGGCGGCTGCGGAACCTGCCGCAGCCACCGGTGTCCCTGCTGGTGGCGAGCAGCCGCACGGACGAGCACCAGTACCCGGCGACGCTGGAGTTCATCGACGCGGTACGGCCGCCCGCGCGGGCGTCCTCGATCATCCTCGCGAGCGGCGGCCACACCTACGAGACCTGGGCCCGCGAGGTCCCGCCGGCCCTGGAGTGGCTGGTGGGACGGCTGAGCCCGCACTGA
- a CDS encoding alpha/beta fold hydrolase, with protein sequence MAIAHRRTGTGPVRVIVLHDWFGTSANWGSVLDHLDPREFSYAFLDYRGYGDRRDVPGRYTLPEIADDVLALADELGWDTFSLLGHSMGGKAIQQVLVRAPERVEKLIGVNPVPAGPYEMDDATHDLFYGAAASAENRRAILDIVTGRRASPYWLERMVAHSLEVSLPEAFAAYLASWQPLDLSAAVKGSTVPVLVLVGEYDLALTVDVMRGTWQVSYPNCRIQPLPGAGHYPPHETPVAFATEVEAFLRG encoded by the coding sequence ATGGCCATCGCCCACCGCAGGACCGGCACCGGCCCCGTCCGCGTCATCGTGCTGCACGACTGGTTCGGCACCTCCGCCAACTGGGGCTCCGTACTGGACCACTTGGACCCGCGGGAGTTCTCGTACGCCTTCCTCGACTACCGCGGCTACGGCGACCGCAGGGACGTCCCCGGCCGGTACACGCTCCCCGAGATCGCCGACGACGTCCTCGCGCTCGCCGACGAGCTCGGCTGGGACACCTTCTCCCTCCTCGGCCACTCCATGGGCGGCAAGGCCATCCAGCAGGTCCTGGTCCGCGCCCCGGAACGGGTCGAGAAGCTGATCGGCGTCAACCCGGTCCCCGCCGGCCCCTACGAGATGGACGACGCCACCCACGACCTCTTCTACGGGGCCGCCGCCAGTGCGGAGAACCGCCGCGCCATCCTCGACATCGTCACCGGCCGCCGCGCGAGCCCGTACTGGCTGGAGCGGATGGTCGCGCACTCCCTCGAGGTGTCCCTGCCGGAGGCCTTCGCCGCGTACCTCGCGAGCTGGCAGCCGCTGGACCTGTCCGCCGCCGTGAAGGGCAGCACGGTCCCGGTGCTGGTCCTCGTCGGCGAGTACGACCTCGCGCTCACGGTGGACGTCATGCGCGGCACCTGGCAGGTCTCGTACCCCAACTGCCGCATCCAGCCGCTACCCGGAGCCGGCCACTACCCGCCGCACGAAACCCCGGTGGCCTTCGCCACGGAGGTGGAGGCCTTCCTGCGCGGGTAG